One region of Wyeomyia smithii strain HCP4-BCI-WySm-NY-G18 chromosome 3, ASM2978416v1, whole genome shotgun sequence genomic DNA includes:
- the LOC129732927 gene encoding CLIP domain-containing serine protease B4-like: protein MKRSHCLLLLIGTLACLKGFYSVPRDWCVDRDGFPGRCVRLSKCKALADIYKLPAKARRYNTRLTDLICRPYTKNPYVCCVDHSDNWDLQNLQANLVETTSNAPVTTPAPQLENLNGNIQLTDIGEFPWSALIQYSKPQGFLGFHCGGTLINERFVVTAAHCINAIPPIWKVYRVRLGEYDTKNRDADCANGHCADMPMDVEVDQVVVHQNYTTRQVSQYNDIALIRLMQSIRMTAFVQPIQLPPNQMGDMMTDSMMKMPVVSAGWGRTKTASASNVKMKVRLDINDLSFCAEAYRQAGAELSDTQLCASEWQGTGVCSCDSGGPLMVQMDEQFYLVGITSFGPVNCGMKNMPTVYTNVLKYINWIGNNLK from the exons ATGAAGCGAAGTCACTGTCTATTGTTGTTGATCGGTACTTTAGCATGTCTGAAAGGATTCTATTCAG TTCCACGCGACTGGTGTGTTGATCGAGATGGCTTTCCCGGGCGGTGTGTTAGGTTATCGAAGTGTAAGGCACTTGCAGACATCTACAAGCTTCCAGCGAAAGCACGGCGCTATAATACACGCCTAACGGATCTAATTTGTAGGCCATATACGAAAAATCCTTAC GTGTGCTGTGTAGATCATAGCGATAACTGGGATCTGCAGAATCTCCAAGCAAACCTGGTTGAAACGACATCCAATGCTCCAGTGACGACACCTGCACCGCAGCTAGAAAATTTAAACGGCAATATCCAGCTAACGGATATCGGTGAGTTTCCGTGGTCGGCTTTAATTCAGTACAGTAAACCACAGGGCTTTCTTGGGTTCCACTGTGGAGGTACCCTCATCAACGAACGTTTCGTTGTAACGGCCGCTCACTGCATTAACGCGATTCCACCGATTTGGAAAGT ATATCGCGTTCGACTAGGTGAATATGATACGAAAAATCGGGATGCTGATTGTGCCAATGGACACTGCGCCGATATGCCCATGGACGTTGAGGTAGATCAGGTTGTGGTCCATCAGAACTACACCACCCGCCAGGTTAGTCAGTACAACGACATCGCCCTGATCAGACTTATGCAGAGTATTCGGATGACAGCATTCGTGCAGCCGATTCAACTTCCACCCAATCAGATGGGAGACATGATGACCGACAGTATGATGAAGATGCCTGTTGTTTCCGCAGGCTGGGGAAGAACGAAAACCG cGAGTGCCAGTAACGTGAAAATGAAGGTTCGTCTGGATATCAACGATTTAAGCTTCTGTGCAGAAGCCTACCGGCAAGCCGGCGCGGAGCTTTCCGACACGCAGTTGTGTGCCAGCGAATGGCAGGGAACCGGAGTCTGTAGCTGTGATTCCGGGGGACCACTGATGGTACAGATGGACGAACAGTTCTACCTAGTCGGAATTACCAGCTTTGGGCCAGTCAACTGTGGAATGAAAAACATGCCAACAGTGTATACGAATGTGTTAAAGTACATTAACTGGATCGGGAATAATTTGAAATAG